Proteins co-encoded in one Gleimia hominis genomic window:
- a CDS encoding LacI family DNA-binding transcriptional regulator produces the protein MMAQITGRVTIKEIAQACGVGVTTVSRALNDAPDVNAHTRKRVLKMARTMGYTPNLHARKLRQTTSDSVALVVKGPSNPFFLEMLDVFEAKIRERVMHVTMLRVPHGEDEVQAALQHTATAHPAAVVFLGGQLDGSRKQFEALGAPFVLCTIPHNEALKPDAYSSVALDDQLALTQIVEYLADLGHEEIGFIGSDTADNSVGELRSHYFRAAMRTRFGSNTTPAVLRGPVQDTPYSYHYGLQLGYEMLSKHPQVTAIVGMTDVIALGVMRAVLDMGLRVPEAVSVVGIDGVEIAAYSHPRLTTIRQPLHDLVERTCEALFAAMRGEAARHLLLPGELVVRSSTGPVRNTIFAEQPVWRSRA, from the coding sequence ATGATGGCACAAATTACTGGGCGGGTAACCATTAAGGAAATCGCCCAGGCCTGCGGCGTGGGCGTAACCACGGTGTCACGGGCCCTGAACGACGCGCCGGACGTGAACGCCCACACCCGCAAACGCGTACTCAAAATGGCACGCACCATGGGGTACACCCCGAACTTGCACGCCCGGAAACTGCGCCAGACCACGTCAGACAGCGTGGCGCTAGTAGTTAAGGGGCCGTCAAACCCGTTTTTCTTAGAGATGCTCGACGTGTTCGAAGCCAAAATCCGCGAGCGCGTAATGCACGTGACGATGCTGCGGGTTCCCCATGGGGAAGATGAAGTGCAGGCGGCTTTGCAGCACACCGCCACTGCTCACCCAGCCGCAGTGGTGTTCCTAGGCGGCCAGCTAGATGGTTCCCGCAAACAGTTCGAGGCCCTTGGAGCGCCCTTCGTGCTGTGCACCATCCCTCATAATGAAGCATTAAAACCAGACGCGTACTCGTCGGTGGCACTCGATGACCAGCTGGCTCTGACGCAAATCGTGGAGTATTTAGCGGACTTGGGGCATGAGGAAATTGGGTTCATCGGTTCGGACACGGCCGACAATTCAGTAGGAGAACTGCGTTCACACTATTTCCGCGCGGCAATGCGCACGCGTTTCGGTTCCAATACCACTCCCGCGGTGCTGCGTGGGCCCGTGCAAGACACCCCGTACTCCTACCACTACGGACTGCAGTTGGGCTACGAAATGCTGTCGAAACACCCGCAGGTCACAGCGATTGTGGGGATGACGGACGTGATCGCCCTGGGGGTGATGCGCGCCGTGCTGGACATGGGGCTGCGGGTGCCCGAAGCGGTGTCTGTGGTGGGGATTGATGGGGTGGAAATCGCTGCGTACTCGCACCCGCGATTAACCACCATCCGACAGCCCCTACACGACCTAGTGGAACGCACGTGCGAAGCCCTGTTCGCGGCCATGCGTGGGGAGGCAGCGCGCCACCTGCTGCTACCCGGTGAGCTGGTGGTACGGTCCTCCACCGGCCCGGTGCGCAACACAATCTTTGCTGAGCAACCCGTATGGAGGTCACGTGCCTAA
- a CDS encoding DUF624 domain-containing protein — protein sequence MPKWLSPSSSFYAVLSLAADLVVVNLLMVLCSLPVITIGATTRAANAVIADLIKGGGARPARQFLREFTYRFGAATGGAVLCGALAMLGGYNWLLIGQASSAITSTSGMVLEMGLIAGTIVVAGITLWLFALLGQLSKPFRTPSPKPTTPSFVSVLQTATIRSIRYLPRTAAAVLVWAAPIILALVVPGARGTVLFTYFVFTFAFCWFLTQLIFSPHLQNL from the coding sequence GTGCCTAAGTGGTTGAGCCCTTCTTCTTCGTTCTACGCGGTGTTGTCTTTAGCCGCGGACCTGGTGGTGGTGAACCTGCTGATGGTACTGTGCTCACTACCGGTAATCACCATTGGGGCCACTACTCGGGCTGCGAACGCAGTGATTGCCGACCTGATTAAAGGCGGCGGGGCACGGCCGGCCCGTCAGTTTTTACGCGAGTTCACCTACCGGTTCGGTGCCGCCACGGGTGGGGCCGTGCTGTGCGGGGCTCTCGCGATGCTCGGGGGATACAACTGGCTGTTGATTGGGCAGGCAAGCTCGGCGATAACGAGCACCAGTGGAATGGTGCTAGAAATGGGGTTGATTGCCGGCACAATCGTAGTAGCTGGAATTACCCTGTGGTTATTTGCACTGTTAGGACAGTTATCGAAACCCTTTCGCACTCCAAGCCCCAAGCCCACCACCCCCAGTTTCGTATCTGTCCTTCAAACGGCTACCATCCGGTCGATCCGCTATCTTCCCCGCACCGCCGCAGCTGTGCTGGTGTGGGCTGCCCCGATTATTCTCGCCCTCGTTGTACCCGGCGCGCGCGGAACAGTACTTTTCACTTACTTTGTTTTTACGTTCGCGTTCTGCTGGTTCCTCACGCAACTAATATTTTCCCCCCACCTACAAAACCTGTAA
- a CDS encoding carbohydrate ABC transporter permease → MLLYAVLVFLTCVFLGPIFFILFNSFKTKFSIADHPFALPLGEMWAGLENYVTGLVQTGFFWAMLWSFVITILSVSAIVFFCAMTAYFITRVKTWWTSALYYMFVFSMVIPFQMVMFPTVKIADMLHLANPIGIVVLYLGFGSGLSVFMFCGFVKSIPLDIEEAAIIDGCSPLQNYFRVVLPMLKPTAITVAILNAMWVWNDYLLPYLVIGLSTKYKTIPVVVQMLVGSNGNRDMGAMMAMLVLAIIPIVAFYMFAQKYIIEGVVAGAVKG, encoded by the coding sequence CTGCTGCTGTACGCGGTGCTGGTGTTCCTTACCTGCGTGTTCCTCGGGCCAATATTTTTCATCCTATTCAACTCATTCAAAACAAAATTCTCCATCGCAGACCACCCATTCGCACTCCCCCTAGGGGAAATGTGGGCGGGCCTAGAGAACTACGTGACGGGCTTGGTGCAAACCGGGTTCTTCTGGGCCATGCTGTGGTCGTTCGTAATCACGATCCTGTCGGTAAGCGCAATCGTGTTCTTCTGCGCAATGACCGCCTACTTCATTACCCGCGTGAAAACGTGGTGGACCAGTGCCCTGTACTACATGTTCGTGTTCTCAATGGTGATCCCGTTCCAGATGGTCATGTTCCCCACCGTGAAAATCGCCGACATGCTGCACTTAGCGAACCCCATCGGGATCGTGGTGTTGTACCTGGGTTTCGGCTCTGGCTTGTCCGTATTCATGTTCTGCGGGTTCGTTAAATCCATTCCCCTAGACATTGAGGAAGCCGCGATTATCGACGGGTGCAGCCCCCTGCAGAACTACTTTAGGGTAGTGCTGCCCATGTTGAAACCAACGGCGATTACCGTGGCGATCTTGAACGCAATGTGGGTGTGGAACGACTACCTGCTGCCCTACCTGGTGATCGGCTTGTCAACTAAATACAAGACGATTCCCGTGGTTGTTCAAATGCTGGTGGGGTCGAACGGTAACCGTGACATGGGGGCGATGATGGCGATGCTGGTGCTGGCGATCATCCCGATCGTCGCGTTCTACATGTTTGCCCAAAAGTACATTATTGAGGGCGTAGTAGCTGGCGCGGTTAAAGGATAG